A segment of the Capricornis sumatraensis isolate serow.1 chromosome 8, serow.2, whole genome shotgun sequence genome:
GCCCCCAGAAGCCCTTTTTAGCCCGCCTCTCCTCCTCTTGCCCCCACTGCTTTGTACAGTCCGTCCTGTATGCCACAAGGGACACATCTTCCATGCCAGGCCCTGAGCTGGGTGCTGGGTGAGGACACCCTGCCTTTAGAAACGCTGACACCCCCCATCAACCATCTGTCCCCCCAGCCTTCCACACCCAGCgccgcctcctccaggaagcctctccCAAATGTCCCCGTCCTCTGTGAGACGAGccgtctttctttctttcctctgggtTAGCCACCTTGGCCGCAAGTCACatggcggggggagggggtgaCTTCGCAAGGCAGGGGCCAGCTTCTGGTCTTAGACTTGTGCCCTGCAGCTCTCAGCAGAGGGAGAGCGATCAGCTATCCAGCCACAACTTTGGTTGTGTGACTGCTGTGACCACTCTGTACGCCCACCCTTCGACTGGCTGCCCCTCTGCTTTGGGAACGGGTGCTGAGGTCGTCCACACCCATCTGGGTTCAGCAGTTGGTTGCGCAGCTCCTGGCCTGGGGAGGATGCTCCCCCAAGTCTGGGCAGCCTTGAGCCTCAGGAAGCAAGTCCCTTCTTCGGGCTGAGAGCAGCCTGCAGCCACCAGCCTAGGGCTGTTCGGCCATGGAGCCGGCCCGATGGCCCTGTCCCAAGGCTGTGCTCCCGCTCCCGTGGAGAATGGGGTCACCTGTCCtccctgtgtctcctccactgcTCTGAGCAGATGAAAAGGAGCAGACCAGGGCATGGCCCGCATGCTCAGGAGCCCCCTGGTCAGGGCCAAGCCAAGCCTCAGTCCTGGACTCTCTTGTCTTCCCGCtatctgccccctcctcccctcggGCCCCCACCCTGCCTCAGCCTGGCTCCTCCCATGGCCACAGCCTCACCTCTGGCAGGTCAGCATCACCGGAGGGGCTGTCCAGCTCGGAGGGTGGCTCCAGGAGGCTGATGGACCTCATGACCCCACGGAGGTTGATACGGGGCCGTGACCCTGGCGCTTCTCTCGGGGCTGCCTGGCTGTCCTCTGACCCCATGACACTCAGCTCCCCACTGCCCCCCGGTTGTGGCTGAAGAGGTGGGAATGGTGTAGACACCTCGGGGGCCAGGGGCTCCTCAGGGGCCAGGGGCTCCTCTGGGGAGGCCCCACCCACTTTCTGCTCCCAGATGTGGCTCTGCCGGCTGTGAGGGGGGCCCTGAGtcagcttcctgacccagcggCCACCCCCAGCAGCCACCGCACGCCCCCTTCCCTGTCCCCCCACTGCATACCTAGCAGTCAGGATGCCCTGGTAGGTCTGCAGCTGGCGCAGGAAGCCAGGGTTGGGGCGGGCGATGGGCCGGAGCTCCTGCACGTGGCGCAGAGCCTGCTCCAGGCTCCAGCCGTACTGCTTCATGGCGTAGGCGATCACTGTGGCAGCTGAGCGGCTGACGCCCATCTTGCAGTGGACGAGCACACGGGTGCCCTGCGCCCTGTAGAGCCACACGAGGTCagcttccccttccccacccgTCGCTGTGCTGTGTGGGGGCGGGGCAGCTCGCGGGCTAGCCTCCCAGAGCAGAGGGGAAGGAGGTGAGGGCCCTGAGGGCCAGCAAAGCGGAGGGCAGGGTGGCTGGCGGCGGGCACGGGCCGCAGAGGGCAGGCGGCTGAGGTGGGGCGGGCGGCGGGGTGGCATGGCCCCACCTGGCGGCCTCCACGAAGCGGTGGGTCTCCTTCCAGTGGGGCAGCAGCTGAGCCGACTCCTCATCCCAGAGGCGCACGTTGTGGTAGGTAAAGCGCTCGGGGTAGAAGTTGTCGATCTCACGGGCCATGTTCAAGATGTGGCTCACCCTGCAGCCCAGGCACGAGCCAGGCTGACCTGGAGCCAGCACGCCCTGGGCGCTTAGTGTTCTCGGTGctgagggtcagggtcagggctgGGGGTGGTACAGTTGCAGTGGGAAGAGGAGGtgactgtgaccttgagcaaatcggTTTACCCCACTGGGCTTGAGTactgtcctcccctccccacctcgctTCCAGGTAGCTGCAGGCTACAAGTCCTTATCTTATCATCAGAAGTCAGTTAGAGAGGGCTTTtgtggcgggggttggggggagtggAATGGGGCtgtactgtgcagcatgtgggatcttagttccctgaccagggctcaaacccacaccccctgcactggaagtgcagaggcttaacactgaacctccagggaagtccccagagaagGGCTTTTGAGCTCAGCTGAGCCTGGCGGGATGTGCAAGAGCTAAAACCTATGACCCTTGTCATAGGTTTCCCAAAAGCCCATGGTGGACAAAGGACTGAAATGTCGGGAGCAGGCAGCCGGAGAGGGgcccttccttctccaagagacgtGGTCAGCCAGAGAGGGGCTTTTCTGCTTTACAGCTGGGGAGAGGGTAGAGGGGACCAGGGAGCTGCCAGCAGACCAGCAAGGTAGCTATTCCCTTGTCCCAGCCTGAGCCCATAGGAGGGGAACAGCCCCAGGGCGGAGCTGGAAGCAGAGTTAGCTGCCCAGAGGGTTCTGGGAGTTTCTGGCCAGGTCTCCCCTTGGGGAAGAGGGAGGGTGGGCAGTCCTGAGAGGGCTCGAAACCCTACCTATTTCTCTGCAGCTCCTCCAGGTTGGCTGCGTTCCACTCTGAGCCCTGGGAACGGGGAGAGCGCGTCATTCGGTCTCTGCTGGCTCTGGctgtccccacctcccacccccagcctgcaGCTCACCAGGTAGAGGTGGGGGAAGATGCGGGACGCCCGGTCTTGCTGGGCCATGAGCAGCAGCATCTGGTTGTCGATGAAGTCGCGGTACTGCTGGAGAGGGCATCCCAGACGCAGCTCCAGGGCCTGGCGGATCTGCAGGCAGGCGGGTGAGGCGAGGCTGGGGCGCCTTGCACGGTTCCTtcgccccaccctcccctctggGGCCTCTGAAGTCAGTACTGCGTCCCATCACAGCAGAGAAGCTGAGGCCAAGCGTGTGGGAACAGCTTAGACAGGAGGAGCGCTAAAGGGAAGGCCCGACGAGGGGACCACTCTGGCACCCAGCCGGAGGGCCCCCACCCAGGGCCCAGCTCCCACCTCATCCCCACACCCGGCCCACCTCTTTGGAAGTGACGTTGTCCAGGTCACTGGTGTCCAGCACCTCCCACAGCTCGGCCCGGATCGCCTGCTCCATCTGCTCCTGCTCTGAGGGCCTGGGACCCAAGCCTGTCAGTGCAGGgccccttcccctctctgccACGGCACCTCCCCACAAGCCCCCTCCCCGGACTGACCGGCTGGGCTCCACACAGGGAGGCCGCAGAGACTCCAGGTCGGCCATGGCCATCCACTCGTTGAGGCAGCTCTGGTCAGAGCTCAGTCTGTCCTGGTAGTGGCTGGCCCAGGCAAGGGCACTGCCCCCTGGCACAAGACCACTGCTGAGAGCCGCCTCACATGCCTGGTGCAACACCTGGAGCGTGGCCCTGGGACAGAGGGGAGGCTGGGTCACACCGTCCTCCCAGAGGCCCTCCCCAGACCCTGCGGCCACGGTGGAGCCACATCCCTTACCACATGGTCTGAATGGAGACAGGCTTGAAGATCCTACTCTGGCCCCCGGATGTCACACTGAAGCCCCTGTGGGAGACCCGGTGGGGTGGGACCTGGCTCTAGAACAGCGCCTCTGAGAGGGCTACCCACTAGCCACCTCACCAGGCTGGTCCTCAGAATATATACACATCATCTGAGCTTCAAAATAAGCCCTGTTTGCAGACGTGGggcagctgaggcccagagaagttaggTGACTCGCCCAGGCTCACATGGTAGATCTCAGGTGGAGCCGAGAGTAGGCCCAGCCTGGAGTTCTGCAGGCGCTCCCAAGTACCAACCCCCCGGGCAGACATCACACTTGGTTATTTCACCCTCTGGCCCCTCTCTCTCCTGTCCCTTTCCTCCAGGTGCTACCTCTTACCCGTCTCCATCTAGGTACACCTGGGTGTCACTCCAGAGAGGCAGGACCAGGCCAAGGGTGCAGCTTGGGGAGCTGGCGGGGACAGAGGGCGAGGCCCATCAGCACCAGCGCCTCCCCACCAGGCCCTCCTGttcctcctccccctgctcccacCTGCTGTCAGGGAAGTCCACGCCCAGAAGGACCGTCTCATCCTggctcaggctttctctggtggAAACCACCAGCAGGTAGCGGAGCCGGGGGGCCCGAGCCGCCTCCAGCTGGGCTGCCTGGGGAAGATGGGAAGGAAGAAGCCTGGGGTCACAGTGGCCCAGGGGCCctgttctccccacccccacccgacaCATATCCGGGTCAGGAACAGATCTCCACCTGCTCCCCCTGCAtccacctctccctccccagacACCAGATCAGTGGTTACAGTCTAGTGGTTCCCAGCTTTAGGATTTCTTGGtccattaaaatgtttaaaaagagttTTCTCAAAGGGGATATATATGGGGGACAAAAGGGGAGCGTGGGCATGACATCACCcctgttttttttcctgctaagaAGGAAGTTTAAAAACCACATTTCCAGTTGCCATTACCATAATTTGACTCGAGAAATGTTTGTTACCAAAGAAATATTAGGGACCCAATCTCACAATAAAGGGTGGTGCTTCCGTGGAATTAATTCTGCCTTACAAGACTGACTGTGTCTTGTTTTTCCCATCTTGCTGTAGACAGTGAGATATTCCACAGGCATCCAGGAATTGGTTCTCACTTTGCCGCCTGTGTCCCATCCTCACGGGGGCCCTTCCGGGACACCAGCCCCGGTGG
Coding sequences within it:
- the SSH3 gene encoding protein phosphatase Slingshot homolog 3 isoform X4 encodes the protein MALVTVSRSPPASGHSTPVGPTQDQVSQRRSRLQRRQSFAVLRGAVLGLQDGGDDGDASRPSPEPAEEPPGEGQPHGDQIDNGDGPASPGKQEQSQHVHLMVELLRPQDDIRLAAQLEAARAPRLRYLLVVSTRESLSQDETVLLGVDFPDSSSPSCTLGLVLPLWSDTQVYLDGDGGFSVTSGGQSRIFKPVSIQTMWATLQVLHQACEAALSSGLVPGGSALAWASHYQDRLSSDQSCLNEWMAMADLESLRPPCVEPSRPSEQEQMEQAIRAELWEVLDTSDLDNVTSKEIRQALELRLGCPLQQYRDFIDNQMLLLMAQQDRASRIFPHLYLGSEWNAANLEELQRNRVSHILNMAREIDNFYPERFTYHNVRLWDEESAQLLPHWKETHRFVEAARAQGTRVLVHCKMGVSRSAATVIAYAMKQYGWSLEQALRHVQELRPIARPNPGFLRQLQTYQGILTASRQSHIWEQKVGGASPEEPLAPEEPLAPEVSTPFPPLQPQPGGSGELSVMGSEDSQAAPREAPGSRPRINLRGVMRSISLLEPPSELDSPSGDADLPEPCPGKTSLTLQSHSSRFSLQKNLQMRTLPSPSLSPQAPREAGRSAGGLGLP
- the SSH3 gene encoding protein phosphatase Slingshot homolog 3 isoform X2; this translates as MALVTVSRSPPASGHSTPVGPTDQVSQRRSRLQRRQSFAVLRGAVLGLQDGGDDGDASRPSPEPAEEPPGEGQPHGDQIDNGDGPASPGKQEQSQHVHLMVELLRPQDDIRLAAQLEAARAPRLRYLLVVSTRESLSQDETVLLGVDFPDSSSPSCTLGLVLPLWSDTQVYLDGDGGFSVTSGGQSRIFKPVSIQTMWATLQVLHQACEAALSSGLVPGGSALAWASHYQDRLSSDQSCLNEWMAMADLESLRPPCVEPSRPSEQEQMEQAIRAELWEVLDTSDLDNVTSKEIRQALELRLGCPLQQYRDFIDNQMLLLMAQQDRASRIFPHLYLGSEWNAANLEELQRNRVSHILNMAREIDNFYPERFTYHNVRLWDEESAQLLPHWKETHRFVEAARAQGTRVLVHCKMGVSRSAATVIAYAMKQYGWSLEQALRHVQELRPIARPNPGFLRQLQTYQGILTASRQSHIWEQKVGGASPEEPLAPEEPLAPEVSTPFPPLQPQPGGSGELSVMGSEDSQAAPREAPGSRPRINLRGVMRSISLLEPPSELDSPSGDADLPEVFSSKESSDEDPPQPFPQPSSTKGGRQVRRGPWPALKSRQSVVALNSAALVASRTRAFQEQGEPSCVSTPRHQKIVRQASVDSSGEEGEA
- the SSH3 gene encoding protein phosphatase Slingshot homolog 3 isoform X1, translated to MALVTVSRSPPASGHSTPVGPTQDQVSQRRSRLQRRQSFAVLRGAVLGLQDGGDDGDASRPSPEPAEEPPGEGQPHGDQIDNGDGPASPGKQEQSQHVHLMVELLRPQDDIRLAAQLEAARAPRLRYLLVVSTRESLSQDETVLLGVDFPDSSSPSCTLGLVLPLWSDTQVYLDGDGGFSVTSGGQSRIFKPVSIQTMWATLQVLHQACEAALSSGLVPGGSALAWASHYQDRLSSDQSCLNEWMAMADLESLRPPCVEPSRPSEQEQMEQAIRAELWEVLDTSDLDNVTSKEIRQALELRLGCPLQQYRDFIDNQMLLLMAQQDRASRIFPHLYLGSEWNAANLEELQRNRVSHILNMAREIDNFYPERFTYHNVRLWDEESAQLLPHWKETHRFVEAARAQGTRVLVHCKMGVSRSAATVIAYAMKQYGWSLEQALRHVQELRPIARPNPGFLRQLQTYQGILTASRQSHIWEQKVGGASPEEPLAPEEPLAPEVSTPFPPLQPQPGGSGELSVMGSEDSQAAPREAPGSRPRINLRGVMRSISLLEPPSELDSPSGDADLPEVFSSKESSDEDPPQPFPQPSSTKGGRQVRRGPWPALKSRQSVVALNSAALVASRTRAFQEQGEPSCVSTPRHQKIVRQASVDSSGEEGEA
- the SSH3 gene encoding protein phosphatase Slingshot homolog 3 isoform X3, with amino-acid sequence MALVTVSRSPPASGHSTPVGPTQDQVSQRRSRLQRRQSFAVLRGAVLGLQDGGDDGDASRPSPEPAEEPPGEGQPHGDQIDNGDGPASPGKQEQSQHVHLMVELLRPQDDIRLAAQLEAARAPRLRYLLVVSTRESLSQDETVLLGVDFPDSSSPSCTLGLVLPLWSDTQVYLDGDGATLQVLHQACEAALSSGLVPGGSALAWASHYQDRLSSDQSCLNEWMAMADLESLRPPCVEPSRPSEQEQMEQAIRAELWEVLDTSDLDNVTSKEIRQALELRLGCPLQQYRDFIDNQMLLLMAQQDRASRIFPHLYLGSEWNAANLEELQRNRVSHILNMAREIDNFYPERFTYHNVRLWDEESAQLLPHWKETHRFVEAARAQGTRVLVHCKMGVSRSAATVIAYAMKQYGWSLEQALRHVQELRPIARPNPGFLRQLQTYQGILTASRQSHIWEQKVGGASPEEPLAPEEPLAPEVSTPFPPLQPQPGGSGELSVMGSEDSQAAPREAPGSRPRINLRGVMRSISLLEPPSELDSPSGDADLPEVFSSKESSDEDPPQPFPQPSSTKGGRQVRRGPWPALKSRQSVVALNSAALVASRTRAFQEQGEPSCVSTPRHQKIVRQASVDSSGEEGEA